A window from Telopea speciosissima isolate NSW1024214 ecotype Mountain lineage chromosome 8, Tspe_v1, whole genome shotgun sequence encodes these proteins:
- the LOC122670349 gene encoding early nodulin-like protein 1, with product MGSLLLGSAKSIPIILIFILSSTLQNFTVSSFEFEVGGTKGWIVPSANDTKIYNDWASRNRFKIGDSVRFKYEKDSVMVVSGSEYNKCDSTHPLFFSNDGNTVYQFDRSGFFYFISGVSGHCKRGQKVIIRVMAPEEDDESSHSSGAHAISTLGLSALLLLQFVLSFIWFHLL from the exons ATGGGTTCTCTCCTGTTGGGTTCTGCTAAATCAATTCCTATTATTCTCATCTTTATCTTGTCATCTACTCTTCAAAACTTCACTGTTTCCtcctttgaatttgaagtaGGTGGTACCAAAGGTTGGATTGTTCCCTCTGCAAATGACACCAAAATTTACAACGATTGGGCCTCCAGAAACAGGTTCAAGATTGGTGATAGCGTCC GTTTCAAGTATGAGAAAGATTCAGTAATGGTGGTGAGTGGTTCAGAGTACAACAAATGTGATTCTACACATCCCCTGTTCTTCTCCAATGATGGAAACACAGTGTATCAATTTGATCGGTCTGGGTTCTTTTATTTCATCAGTGGAGTCTCTGGACACTGCAAGAGAGGACAGAAGGTGATCATCAGGGTAATGGCGCCTGAAGAAGACGACGAATCGTCTCACTCGTCCGGCGCCCATGCCATCTCCACCTTGGGGCTTTctgcacttcttcttcttcagtttgtTTTGTCATTCATTTGGTTCCATCTTCTTTAG
- the LOC122671990 gene encoding very-long-chain 3-oxoacyl-CoA reductase 1-like, giving the protein MEFWFIVQHFKAQPIWVRFLSFLGLFCLSKFTLILLRWVYVSFLRPGKNLKKYGSWALVTAPTDGIGKGFAFQLARKGLNLVLVGRNPDKLKDVSDAIKAKFGKTQIKNVVVDFSGDLSEGIRRIQEAIEGLDVGILINNVGVSYPYARFFHEVDEELMKNLVHINIEGTTKVTQALLPGMLKRKKGAIVNIGSGAAIIIPSDPLYAVYAATKAYVDQFSRCLYVEYKNSGIDVQCQVPLYVATKMASIRKSSFFVPSTDGYARAAVCSIGYEPRCTPYWPHSLLWGLLYFVPDSIFDYGRLSFNLKIRNKGQLKDARKKD; this is encoded by the exons ATGGAATTCTGGTTCATTGTGCAGCATTTCAAAGCTCAACCCATTTGGGTTCGTTTCTTATCTTTTCTGGGTCTCTTCTGTTTGTCAAAATTCACCTTGATTCTTCTTCGTTGGGTTTACGTTTCTTTTCTCAGACCTGGTaagaatctcaagaaatatGGGTCGTGGGCACTCGTGACGGCACCCACTGACGGCATTGGGAAGGGTTTTGCCTTCCAATTGGCACGGAAGGGACTCAACTTGGTTCTGGTGGGTCGCAATCCTGATAAGTTGAAGGACGTTTCGGACGCCATCAAGGCGAAGTTTGGGAAAACCCAGATCAAGAATGTGGTGGTTGATTTCTCCGGTGATCTTTCCGAGGGGATACGTCGGATTCAGGAAGCCATTGAAGGTCTGGATGTTGGCATTCTCATTAACAACGTCGGCGTTTCCTATCCCTATGCGAGGTTCTTTCATGAAGTGGATGAAGAGCTGATGAAGAATCTGGTTCATATCAACATTGAAGGCACCACCAAGGTTACGCAGGCACTGCTCCCCGGTATGCTTAAGAGGAAGAAAGGCGCAATCGTCAATATCGGTTCGGGGGCAGCCATTATTATACCCTCCGATCCTCTTTATGCTGTTTATGCTGCTACGAAAGC GTATGTTGATCAGTtctcaagatgcctttatgtgGAGTACAAGAATAGCGGAATTGATGTGCAGTGTCAG GTACCTTTATATGTGGCAACAAAGATGGCATCAATTAGGAAATCTTCCTTCTTCGTACCATCCACAGATGGTTATGCTCGTGCGGCTGTGTGCTCGATAGGCTATGAACCACGTTGCACACCCTATTGGCCACATTCTTTACTATGGGGTCTACTCTACTTTGTTCCCGATTCTATTTTTGATTATGGGCGACTGTCATTCAACCTTAAGATTCGGAACAAGGGACAGCTTAAGGATGCAAGGAAGAAAGATTGA
- the LOC122638317 gene encoding regulator of G-protein signaling 1-like isoform X2 yields the protein MANCDVEGGCPSDYIAVAVSILAMIMRHLPPISSFILLPVILLPWIAGAAFIHTRKPLNPRCHMRSQWTIPVVCLHILYVTAMVGITRALQHIEFRFHEFKDLLKGIIVSAFSVGIWVIAYILNEVHEDIPWLQVASRFLLLVTASILVLAFFSMSISQPLLSQMSLRRREPQEFDTMGQALGIPDSGLLRQGGHTPEIDLNEPLEKLLLNRRFRQSFMDFADSCLAGESANFYDEVHELGKIPVVDSVRRVYMARHIIEKYIDTGAAMEVNISHRTRQEILGTSDLAHLDLFNGAINELVQLMKMNLVKDYWSSMFFMKFKEESQTKSEDHELMEQVIGWDSSPRVSSVHAADDPFRQEHPSRGSGC from the exons ATGGCCAACTGTGATGTTGAAGGAGGTTGTCCCAGCGATTACATCGCCGTTGCCGTCTCCATTCTCGCCATGATCAT GCGGCATTTACCTCCAATCAGCTCATTTATCTTACTTCCGGTGATTCTCTTGCCATGGATTGCTGGTGCTGCAT TTATTCATACAAGGAAGCCTCTGAACCCTCGATGCCACATGAGGAGTCAGTGGACCATCCCAGTGGTATGCCTACACATATTGTATGTCACAGCTATGGTGGGGATTACGCGGGCTCTTCAGCATATTGAGTTCAGGTTCCATGAATTCAAAGATCTCCTGAAGGGAATAATTGTCTCCGCATTCTCCGTTG GAATATGGGTCATTGCTTACATTTTGAATGAAGTCCATGAAGATATTCCATGGCTTCAAGTAGCCTCCAGATTTTTGCTACTAGTGACA GCAAGTATTCTTGTACTTGCTTTCTTCTCAATGTCAATCTCTCAACCTTTGCTCTCACAAATGAGCTTGAGAAGAAGGGAACCCCAGGAGTTTGACACAATGGGTCAGGCTTTAGGTATACCAGATAGTGGCCTACTCCGGCAGGGGGGACACACACCAGAAATAGATCTTAATGAACCACTGGAGAAGCTTCTTCTGAATAGACGGTTTCGTCAATCATTCATGGACTTTGCTGACAG TTGTTTGGCTGGGGAAAGTGCAAATTTCTATGATGAAGTGCATGAACTTGGTAAAATACCTGTTGTTGACTCTGTACGAAGGGTCTACATGGCACGACACATtattgagaaatacatagataCTG GTGCAGCGATGGAAGTGAACATCTCTCATCGAACCAGACAAGAGATTCTGGGTACTTCTGATCTGGCACACCTGGATCTCTTTAATGGTGCAATAAATGAGCTGGTTCAGCTGATGAAAATG AACTTAGTGAAAGACTATTGGTCATCCATGTTCTTCATGAAGTTCAAAGAAGAATCTCAAACAAAATCAGAGGACCATGAGCTCATGGAGCAAGTGATTGGGTGGGACAGCTCTCCTAGGGTTAGCTCTGTTCATGCTGCTGATGATCCCTTTCGCCAAGAACATCCCTCAAGAGGCTCTGGTTGCTAG
- the LOC122638317 gene encoding regulator of G-protein signaling 1-like isoform X1: MANCDVEGGCPSDYIAVAVSILAMIMLLIRSILPLAVHKVPRTKGSGFWLLIIQIVASFNLLLSIVISVKFVRFKKRNWWLSCYIWAVWFEGPLGFGLLMSCRIVQAYQLYHLFVKRHLPPISSFILLPVILLPWIAGAAFIHTRKPLNPRCHMRSQWTIPVVCLHILYVTAMVGITRALQHIEFRFHEFKDLLKGIIVSAFSVGIWVIAYILNEVHEDIPWLQVASRFLLLVTASILVLAFFSMSISQPLLSQMSLRRREPQEFDTMGQALGIPDSGLLRQGGHTPEIDLNEPLEKLLLNRRFRQSFMDFADSCLAGESANFYDEVHELGKIPVVDSVRRVYMARHIIEKYIDTGAAMEVNISHRTRQEILGTSDLAHLDLFNGAINELVQLMKMNLVKDYWSSMFFMKFKEESQTKSEDHELMEQVIGWDSSPRVSSVHAADDPFRQEHPSRGSGC, encoded by the exons ATGGCCAACTGTGATGTTGAAGGAGGTTGTCCCAGCGATTACATCGCCGTTGCCGTCTCCATTCTCGCCATGATCAT gCTTCTTATTCGTTCAATTTTACCCCTTGCGGTTCACAAGGTTCCTCGTACTAAAGGCAGTGGCTTCTGGCTCCTGATAATTCAAATAGTTGCCAGCTTCAATCTGCTATTGTCAATAGTG ATTTCCGTCAAGTTTGTCAGGTTCAAAAAAAGGAATTGGTGGCTGTCTTGCTATATTTGGGCAG TTTGGTTTGAAGGTCCATTGGGATTTGGTCTCCTGATGAGCTGTCGCATAGTACAGGCTTATCAACTGTACCACCTTTTTGTCAA GCGGCATTTACCTCCAATCAGCTCATTTATCTTACTTCCGGTGATTCTCTTGCCATGGATTGCTGGTGCTGCAT TTATTCATACAAGGAAGCCTCTGAACCCTCGATGCCACATGAGGAGTCAGTGGACCATCCCAGTGGTATGCCTACACATATTGTATGTCACAGCTATGGTGGGGATTACGCGGGCTCTTCAGCATATTGAGTTCAGGTTCCATGAATTCAAAGATCTCCTGAAGGGAATAATTGTCTCCGCATTCTCCGTTG GAATATGGGTCATTGCTTACATTTTGAATGAAGTCCATGAAGATATTCCATGGCTTCAAGTAGCCTCCAGATTTTTGCTACTAGTGACA GCAAGTATTCTTGTACTTGCTTTCTTCTCAATGTCAATCTCTCAACCTTTGCTCTCACAAATGAGCTTGAGAAGAAGGGAACCCCAGGAGTTTGACACAATGGGTCAGGCTTTAGGTATACCAGATAGTGGCCTACTCCGGCAGGGGGGACACACACCAGAAATAGATCTTAATGAACCACTGGAGAAGCTTCTTCTGAATAGACGGTTTCGTCAATCATTCATGGACTTTGCTGACAG TTGTTTGGCTGGGGAAAGTGCAAATTTCTATGATGAAGTGCATGAACTTGGTAAAATACCTGTTGTTGACTCTGTACGAAGGGTCTACATGGCACGACACATtattgagaaatacatagataCTG GTGCAGCGATGGAAGTGAACATCTCTCATCGAACCAGACAAGAGATTCTGGGTACTTCTGATCTGGCACACCTGGATCTCTTTAATGGTGCAATAAATGAGCTGGTTCAGCTGATGAAAATG AACTTAGTGAAAGACTATTGGTCATCCATGTTCTTCATGAAGTTCAAAGAAGAATCTCAAACAAAATCAGAGGACCATGAGCTCATGGAGCAAGTGATTGGGTGGGACAGCTCTCCTAGGGTTAGCTCTGTTCATGCTGCTGATGATCCCTTTCGCCAAGAACATCCCTCAAGAGGCTCTGGTTGCTAG